The uncultured Desulfovibrio sp. DNA window TCTGCGCGCGCGTCTATGCCAATGTGCCCTTTTATCGCAAACGCTTCGAGGAAAGCGGCCTGACCCCGGCCGACGTGAAGTCCCTCAAGGACCTGCGCCTCCTGCCCTTTACGGAAAAGCAGGACCTGCGCAACTACTATCCCTTCGGCCTGTTCGCCGTGCCGCGCGACAATATCGTCCGCCTGCATGCCTCCAGCGGCACCACGGGCAAGGCGGTGGTGGTGGGCTATACCCAGCGCGACCTTGACACCTGGGCCGAAGTGGCGGCCCGCAGCCTTTCCGCTGCCGGCGTCACCCGCTCGGACACCGTGCATGTGGCCTACGGCTACGGCCTGTTCACCGGCGGGCTGGGCGCCCATGGCGGTGCCGAACATCTGGGGGCCACCGTGGTTCCGGCCTCGGGCGGTTCCACCCGCCGTCAGGCATACCTTCTGCGGGACTTCGGCGCCACGGCCCTGTGCTGTACGCCCTCCTATGCCCTGCACCTCTGGGAGGCCGGCCAGGAAGCCGGTATCGACTTCCGCGACCTGCCGCTCAAAACGGGCGTTTTCGGCGCCGAACCGTGGACCGAGGAAATGCGGCAGGACATTGAACAGAAAATGGGCATCAATGCCATGAACATCTACGGCCTGTCCGAGGTCATGGGGCCGGGCGTGGCCATGGAATGCCTGGATGCCAAATGCGGCATGCACATCTGGGAAGACCACTTTCTGCCGGAAATCATCGATCCTGTCAGCGGGGAAGTGCTGCCCGCAGGCGAAACGGGCGAACTGGTCATCACCACCCTGACCAAGGAAGGCATCCCCCTCATCCGCTACCGCACCCGCGACATCACCAGTCTGGACTACACGCCCTGCCGCTGCGGCCGCACCCA harbors:
- a CDS encoding phenylacetate--CoA ligase, giving the protein MLFNIRQETLPREDLEALQLRRLQDLCARVYANVPFYRKRFEESGLTPADVKSLKDLRLLPFTEKQDLRNYYPFGLFAVPRDNIVRLHASSGTTGKAVVVGYTQRDLDTWAEVAARSLSAAGVTRSDTVHVAYGYGLFTGGLGAHGGAEHLGATVVPASGGSTRRQAYLLRDFGATALCCTPSYALHLWEAGQEAGIDFRDLPLKTGVFGAEPWTEEMRQDIEQKMGINAMNIYGLSEVMGPGVAMECLDAKCGMHIWEDHFLPEIIDPVSGEVLPAGETGELVITTLTKEGIPLIRYRTRDITSLDYTPCRCGRTHVRITRIRGRSDDMLIIRGVNVFPQQIESILMESEGLTPNYQLVVDRVHNLDTLEVQVEVNETLFADEIRKLQSLEGRIQKTIKEFLGVSTKVRLMEPHSLERSEGKAKRIIDKRLEK